Proteins co-encoded in one Anopheles moucheti chromosome X, idAnoMoucSN_F20_07, whole genome shotgun sequence genomic window:
- the LOC128306520 gene encoding pyridoxal-dependent decarboxylase domain-containing protein 1: MKEPDADGSVPIDRPQEMSMATREVQTQQTEIAASIVRSSLAEIETQASAMLNHLEYVRSGQKQMQPQQQPASRDSSDESPTASYGLNPTKKPHTEVLASLEQLLTGLLAEEDGSVEQQEFVLPPLDEASHLAILQHSTAAYLSALERHQLARVVSRLATDTVRWLGGLFKFTECHANYCRDDAECTLQAIRLALVHQQGEARAEARPPPSAHTIYLAELSQLFTVQHACRYLGLPLSCIRVVPCQRAEDAQDGCGGRMDLQQLNNMLTMDEAAGRQPLLLLATIGNPLTGVSDDLQSLSSICTSQRIWLHCQGLGLAGLAVAATWLDKSKRLPNSMTLSLNSWLGLTGVPSVLVHKARTSTVKPSTVFDSDPILSNRVSCLSVWSVLQALGADVVIERIFFAFESCQALGKILLQFEGINVLSKVAVHDSSEQYRHDLESSANYDILFDHSIPVLLFQFDGHTDRRNRTEPESEQTATKETDAEPKPDTPNVEKTASNAQYYDRLNSWLGQILLRDCGQLSLEMIEHEQHGICIRYCPFVPGYSEQVSRLTSDMLATFAGCIETQIEILHSTIRHRARFQRLVAESGVLRLIELHDWAGLGGVYYVPEGWETLLTDQAKGELNKLNTALVEALQATDSAFSHAESSDGLICVRFGMVTSETDVEELLELVVHTARVVQENSKILDTMSEILKKGIEAATIDLQREAEEKLWQEGILRQVPLVGRVVNWWSPPAKETGMKGRSLNLTQGVVESTENIYKYHMQMTPKTSHQLPGNKGPPAPLVQKAINADPDERSVQHSRNASSSSELSGTGSAGRTTIPVLAKTPHSPTQQSHSSPPPATKPLTPPNGNMAVSEPQLTSTPNDGATNEP, encoded by the exons ATGAAGGAACCGGATGCGGATGGGAGTGTCCCCATCGATAGGCCCCAGGAGATGTCGATGGCAACACGGGAAGTGCAAACGCAGCAGACGGAGATAGCGGCTTCGATC GTACGTTCCAGCCTGGCGGAGATTGAAACCCAAGCGTCCGCTATGTTGAATCACCTCGAGTACGTACGGAGTGggcaaaagcaaatgcaaccgcaacagcaacCAGCAAGTAGGGATTCATCCGACGAATCACCGACAGCGTCGTACGGGCTAAACCCAACGAAGAAACCACATACCGAGGTGCTTGCGTCGCTGGAACAGCTATTGACGGGGTTGCTCGCCGAAGAGGATGGTAGTGTGGAGCAGCAAGAGTTTGTGTTGCCCCCGTTGGACGAAGCATCCCATCTTGCGATTCTGCAACATTCGACCGCCGCCTATCTAAGTGCCCTCGAACGACACCAGCTGGCACGAGTAGTGTCTCGACTGGCGACCGACACGGTCAGATGGCTTGGTGGGTTATTCAAATTTACCGAATGCCACGCCAACTACTGTCGGGACGATGCCGAATGCACGCTGCAAGCGATCCGGCTTGCGCTCGTCCACCAGCAGGGGGAAGCTCGTGCCGAAGCGCGACCACCACCGTCCGCCCACACTATCTATCTGGCCGAGCTCAGCCAGCTCTTTACGGTGCAGCATGCATGCCGGTACCTCGGACTGCCCCTATCCTGCATTCGCGTCGTACCGTGCCAGCGCGCTGAAGACGCACAGGATGGATGTGGCGGGCGTATGGATTTGCAACAGCTAAACAATATGCTCACGATGGATGAGGCGGCAGGACGGCaaccactgctgctgctcgctACTATCGGTAATCCGCTCACCGGCGTGTCAGACGATTTGCAATCGCTCAGCTCAATCTGTACCTCACAGCGCATATGGCTACACTGCCAAGGTCTCGGGTTGGCTGGGCTTGCAGTCGCTGCTACGTGGCTAGACAAG TCTAAACGATTGCCCAACTCGATGACGCTCAGCCTAAACAGTTGGCTCGGTCTGACAGGTGTTCCGTCCGTGCTGGTCCACAAAGCACGTACGTCCACCGTCAAACCGAGTACCGTCTTCGACAGTGATCCGATCCTATCCAACCGTGTGTCCTGCTTGAGTGTTTGGTCCGTCCTGCAGGCGCTCGGCGCGGACGTTGTGATAGAACGCATCTTCTTCGCTTTCGAATCCTGTCAGGCACTTGGCAAGATATTGCTACAATTTGAGGGCATCAACGTACTG AGCAAGGTGGCGGTTCACGACTCCAGTGAACAATATCGTCATGATCTTGAAAGTTCTGCTAATTATGAC ATTCTGTTTGATCACAGCATACCGGTGCTACTGTTCCAGTTTGATGGTCACACAGATAGGCGCAACCGAACGGAACCGGAATCGGAACAGACGGcaacaaaagaaacagatgCAGAACCGAAACCCGACACGCCCAACGTGGAGAAAACTGCATCCAACGCCCAGTACTACGATCGCCTTAACAGCTGGCTGGGGCAGATTCTGTTGCGCGACTGTGGCCAGCTAAGCCTGGAGATGATCGAACACGAGCAGCACGGTATCTGCATCCGGTACTGTCCGTTTGTGCCCGGGTACAGTGAGCAGGTGTCCCGGCTAACGTCCGACATGCTGGCCACATTTGCCGGATGCATCGAAACGCAGATCGAAATACTGCACTCGACCATCCGGCACCGGGCAAGGTTCCAGCGGCTGGTCGCTGAGAGTGGTGTGCTGCGGCTGATCGAGCTGCACGATTGGGCCGGTCTCGGCGGTGTGTACTACGTGCCGGAAGGCTGGGAAACGTTGCTCACCGACCAGGCAAAGGGCGAGCTGAACAAGCTCAACACGGCACTGGTCGAAGCGCTGCAGGCAACCGATAGTGCATTTTCCCACGCCGAAAGTAGCGATGGGTTGATCTGTGTTAG ATTCGGTATGGTAACGAGCGAAACGGATGTGGAGGAACTGCTGGAGCTGGTGGTCCATACGGCACGCGTGGTACAGGAAAATTCCAAAATCCTCGACACGATGTCGGAAATACTGAAGAAAGGCATCGAGGCGGCCACAATCGATCTGCAACGGGAGGCGGAGGAAAAGCTATGGCAGGAGGGTATACTGCGACAGGTGCCTCTTGTTGGGCGGGTCGTGAATTGGTGGTCACCCCCAGCGAAGGAAACCGGCATGAAGGGTCGCAGCCTTAACCTTACGCAAGGTGTCGTCGAAAGTACGGAAAACATTTACAA GTATCACATGCAGATGACACCGAAAACGTCCCATCAGCTACCAGGCAATAAGGGCCCACCGGCCCCGCTCGTACAGAAAGCAATCAATGCTGATCCGGACGAACGTTCGGTGCAACATTCGCGTAATGCCAGCTCGAGCAGCGAACTGTCTGGTACCGGGTCGGCCGGTCGTACCACCATTCCTGTGCTGGCGAAAACACCCCACTCGCCCACACAGCAGTCACACTCGTCTCCTCCACCAGCAACGAAACCATTAACGCCGCCGAACGGGAACATGGCCGTCTCTGAGCCACAGCTCACATCCACACCGAACGATGGTGCTACAAACGAACCGTAA
- the LOC128306846 gene encoding neutral alpha-glucosidase AB: protein MIRMGMVLVALCYLIALVASVDRNNFKTCEQSSFCRRLRSLEPQTSEFEVLPQTLQQFKQYVTLTLVHQYTKHEYTLKLACVKGGGSFHMQVDEKQPLSVRYRVQDALVQEPQYGPTKVESTSGTLIMVACGEGNGVKAAIQVAPFKVDFFQQGKLVVTANGKGMMRFEHLRHKPEPKAEQNVVDEAEPAQKEGEQAEQADEPPADDPGAWEENFKSHHDSKPKGPEGLALDFTFPQAKVLFGIPEHADTFALRHTATKGTDPYRLYNLDVFEYELNNGMALYGSVPVVYGHGETSTSAVFWLNAAETWVDVFSTNRDSDVVSSLVNLVSWNSQTEPPAANFISESGIMDVFVLLGPGPIDAFRQYTDLTGKGPLPQLYAIAYHQCRWNYNDERDVEMVSAKFDEHDIPMDTMWLDIEYTDGKRYFTWDHHKFPHPVEMIRNLTDLGRHLTIIIDPHIKRDGGYFFHNECTDRGLYVKNKDGGDYEGWCWPGAASYVDFFSPDARRHYADQYLLEKFREQSETVGIWNDMNEPSVFNGPEVTMLKDNVHHGGLEHRDVHNLYGHMQLIATFDGLLRRGNGRLRPFILTRSHFAGSQRYAAVWTGDNMADWGHLQASIKMCLSLSVAGISFCGADVGGFFGNPDGELFSRWYQTGAFQPFFRSHAHIDTKRREPWLFPEDVKLVIRDAIRKRYRLLPFWYTMFYEHERSGLPIMRPLLAHYPTDVNAFAIDHQYLLGDQLLVAPVLDQKQQRSREVYFPVRGDGQGDWWYDCDTYRKHTGTGVEAIPVDNYKVPVFQRGGTILPTKERIRRASTLMRHDPYTLTVALDRDGRAKGTLYIDDEQSYEYRRGHYLYLEFEFRDGVLSSRKIDTTATYQTDTWLERVVIVGLGKVPTAATLYTDASGAATGRLELERAGDVVTVRKPGVSMLDAWSIKLDF from the exons ATGATCCGGATGGGTATGGTTCTGGTCGCGCTTTGCTACCTGATCGCTTTGGTGGCAAGCGTCGATCGGAACAACTTCAAAACCTGCGAACAGAGCAGCTTCTGTCG cCGGTTGCGTTCGCTGGAACCACAGACGAGTGAGTTTGAGGTGTTGCCGCAGACGCTGCAACAATTCAAGCAGTACGTTACATTGACCCTTGTCCACCAATACACCAAGCATGAGTATACGCTGAAGTTGGCATGTGTGAAGGGAGGTGGATCGTTCCACATGCAGGTGGATGAGAAGCAACCGCTGAGTGTCAGGTACCGTGTGCAGGATGCACTCGTACAAGAACCACAATATGGTCCTACCAAGGTGGAAAGTACGTCCGGCACGCTAATTATGGTGGCTTGCGGTGAGGGCAACGGTGTAAAGGCCGCCATCCAGGTCGCTCCGTTCAAGGTGGACTTTTTCCAGCAAGGCAAGCTGGTGGTGACGGCAAACGGTAAAGGTATGATGCGGTTCGAACATTTGCGTCACAAACCGGAACCGAAGGCGGAACAGAACGTGGTAGATGAGGCGGAACCGGCACAAAAGGAGGGTGAGCAGGCGGAGCAAGCGGATGAACCACCGGCAGATGATCCGGGTGCATGGGAGGAAAACTTTAAATCCCACCACGACTCGAAGCCGAAAGGACCGGAAGGGTTGGCGCTGGATTTTACCTTCCCGCAGGCGAAGGTCCTGTTTGGTATTCCGGAACATGCGGATACGTTCGCGCTGCGTCACACGGCCACGAAGGGAACCGATCCGTACCGGTTGTACAATCTGGATGTGTTTGAGTACGAGCTGAACAATGGTATGGCATTGTACGGTTCGGTACCGGTAGTGTACGGTCATGGGGAAACATCGACCAGTGCGGTGTTTTGGCTGAATGCGGCAGAAACGTGGGTCGATGTGTTTAGCACGAACCGTGACTCGGACGTTGTTTCGTCACTGGTCAATCTGGTATCGTGGAACAGCCAGACGGAACCACCGGCCGCCAACTTCATCTCGGAGAGTGGCATTATGGATGTGTTTGTGCTGCTCGGTCCAGGGCCGATCGATGCGTTCCGACAGTACACCGACCTGACCGGAAAGGGACCGTTGCCGCAGCTGTACGCGATCGCTTACCATCAGTGCCGTTGGAACTACAACGACGAACGGGACGTGGAGATGGTTTCGGCCAAGTTCGACGAGCATGACATACCGATGGACACGATGTGGCTGGATATAGAGTACACGGACGGTAAGCGCTACTTTACCTGGGATCACCACAAGTTCCCACATCCGGTCGAGATGATTCGCAACCTGACCGACCTAGGACGTCACCTCACAATCATTATCGATCCGCACATTAAGCGCGATGGAGGATATTTCTTCCACAACGAGTGCACCGACCGTGGACTTTATGTGAAGAACAAGGATGGTGGTGATTACGAAGGATGGTGCTGGCCAGGTGCGGCCAGTTACGTGGATTTCTTCAGCCCGGACGCACGGCGTCATTACGCAGACCAGTATCTGCTGGAAAAGTTCCGCGAACAGTCGGAAACGGTCGGCATCTGGAACGATATGAATGAACCGTCTGTGTTTAATGGACCGGAGGTGACCATGCTGAAGGATAATGTGCACCACGGTGGGTTAGAGCATCGCGACGTGCACAATCTGTACGGTCACATGCAGCTGATTGCCACATTCGATGGTTTGTTGCGGCGTGGCAACGGCCGCTTGCGTCCGTTCATTCTAACCCGGTCACACTTTGCGGGCAGCCAGCGCTATGCGGCTGTTTGGACGGgtgacaacatggcggactgGGGACATTTGCAGGCATCGATCAAAATGTGCCTTTCGCTGTCGGTCGCCGGTATTAGCTTCTGCGGTGCGGATGTCGGTGGTTTCTTTGGCAATCCGGACGGTGAGCTGTTTTCGCGCTGGTATCAAACCGGTGCATTCCAACCGTTCTTCCGttcgcacgcacacatcgaTACGAAGCGGCGCGAACCGTGGTTGTTCCCGGAGGATGTAAAGCTCGTCATACGGGATGCTATCCGGAAGCGTTACCGGCTGTTGCCATTCTGGTACACGATGTTTTACGAGCATGAGCGCAGTGGGCTACCGATTATGCGCCCGCTACTCGCGCACTACCCAACGGATGTAAACGCATTCGCGATCGATCATCAGTATCTGCTCGGGGATCAACTGCTGGTGGCGCCGGTGCTGGaccagaagcagcagcgaagTCGCGAGGTGTACTTCCCGGTGCGGGGTGATGGACAAGGAGACTGGTGGTACGATTGCGACACGTACCGCAAGCACACTGGCACCGGTGTAGAAGCGATCCCGGTCGATAACTACAAGGTGCCAGTGTTCCAGCGCGGTGGTACGATTCTGCCGACGAAGGAACGTATTCGCCGTGCATCGACGCTGATGCGACATGATCCGTACACATTGACGGTGGCCCTGGATCGGGATGGACGTGCAAAGGGTACGCTATATATAGACGACGAGCAAAGCTACGAATATCGGCGGGGTCACTACCTTTACTTGGAGTTTGAGTTCCGCGACGGTGTACTGAGCAGCCG GAAAATTGACACCACCGCCACCTACCAGACGGATACATGGCTCGAGCGGGTGGTTATCGTCGGGCTGGGAAAGGTCCCAACAGCGGCCACCCTCTATACCGATGCGTCCGGCGCTGCCACTGGTCGGTTGGAGCTGGAGCGTGCTGGAGATGTTGTGACCGTGCGCAAACCGGGCGTGTCCATGCTTGACGCTTGGTCGATTAAACTCGATTTCTAA